Proteins from one Naumovozyma castellii chromosome 3, complete genome genomic window:
- the PCD1 gene encoding 8-oxo-dGTP diphosphatase (ancestral locus Anc_8.365), whose amino-acid sequence MGHNNHQRGIDNKNNDTIIMVALKPSQLLDNLRRFRYPQKFTLNSIWPANRRAAVLVLLFIGKKGELRVLLTKRSRNLRSFSGHVALPGGKADNIRETFEKVARREAEEEIGLPQDPQVLEQEYGMKLEVVTTELPCYLSQTYLSVKPVVCFLHNSNLESLDEKYSKTINGSKFFGKLNPGETSSMFSIPLSDLVYNIAHTPLQTTYQCEYSKRVDLIKRWGGLKWFISHCYYPVVNSSDMVWLQNIEDLSSSDETEAVPKCRDVWGLTAKIISHIAHVAYGLQPDKEYSIGHEYLIYGLHELGEQMNTRERNAWEKAMIVGKKGFKYSDVIPKYYMEKIGDDPVF is encoded by the coding sequence ATGGGTCATAATAATCATCAAAGAGGAATCGACAATAAGAACAATGATACCATCATCATGGTAGCCTTAAAACCGTCTCAATTACTGGACAATCTCCGTCGCTTTAGGTATCCACAAAAATTTACTCTCAATTCGATATGGCCCGCTAATAGAAGGGCAGCTGTCcttgttcttctctttATCGGGAAAAAAGGGGAACTTAGAGTATTACTGACCAAACGATCAAGGAATTTGAGGAGTTTCTCAGGACATGTAGCTTTACCAGGTGGTAAAGCAGACAATATCAGGGAAACTTTCGAAAAGGTCGCGAGACGTGAAGCTGAAGAGGAAATCGGGCTACCACAAGATCCTCAAGTATTGGAACAAGAGTATGGTATGAAATTAGAAGTAGTTACGACTGAGCTACCATGCTACCTGTCACAGACATACTTAAGTGTTAAACCTGTTGTCTGCTTTCTTCATAACAGCAACTTGGAATCGTTAGATGAAAAATACAGCAAGACCATAAATGGATCAAaattctttggaaaattgaACCCTGGAGAAACCTCCTCCATGTTTTCCATTCCATTGTCTGATTTAGTGTACAATATTGCCCATACACCCCTTCAAACCACTTATCAATGTGAATATTCCAAGAGAGTCGATTTAATCAAAAGATGGGGAGGCTTGAAATGGTTTATTAGCCATTGTTATTATCCTGTTGTAAATAGCAGTGATATGGTTTGGTTACAAaacattgaagatttgaGTTCTAGTGATGAAACTGAAGCAGTGCCTAAGTGTAGGGATGTTTGGGGACTAACAGCCAAGATTATATCCCATATCGCTCATGTGGCATATGGTCTTCAACCCGATAAAGAATACAGCATAGGGCACGAATATCTTATATATGGTTTACATGAACTTGGGGAGCAGATGAATACAAGGGAAAGAAATGCATGGGAAAAAGCCATGATCGTGGGAAAGAAGGGGTTTAAATACAGTGATGttattccaaaatattacaTGGAAAAAATTGGAGATGATCCAGTATTTTGA
- the NCAS0C03060 gene encoding uncharacterized protein (ancestral locus Anc_8.363) has protein sequence MIEISKPEVPEKKIEPSHVVTEQPGLITSGLLSTLLLEKGPLAIRHITRAINEKVPEFKDLSASKQRRLIMGAMETGDKDHGVLFEKVGWGQWAAKKVDDMTTFDKELESIRIANLKVRDNLKEESANARRKSSTHSATNKPMVRKPESNKSKIKSPLATGSDVATSQPPPPIPPLYIDEEVLASDEDEYEEENNPMFNFKDRRTSTVVYADSSPEAVEQGIVAKTIRPLLSSNRMRRSSSKTNSKKSPFLAKHDKPPLGKVDLDLLLPNSGVLSEPTSRRRSRSSFSKESGIRSTLFAGPTDTSSSLTKPTVLFKQPNKNIQTIESFSPQTAEEKDTGRQTPSDTTEEEDWAAIGADNLLTLKDQHHLATTKRTTPEDETHGARLLMNLMK, from the coding sequence ATGATCGAGATAAGTAAACCAGAAGTAcctgaaaagaaaattgaacCATCACATGTGGTCACCGAACAACCAGGCTTAATAACATCGGGGTTGCTATCCACTCTTTTGTTAGAGAAAGGCCCCTTGGCAATTAGGCACATTACTAGAGcaataaatgaaaaagtTCCTGAGTTTAAAGATTTATCAGCATCAAAACAGAGAAGATTAATTATGGGAGCCATGGAAACCGGTGATAAAGATCATGGAGTCCTATTTGAGAAAGTTGGATGGGGCCAATGGGCTGCCAAGAAGGTTGATGATATGACAACttttgataaagaattagaatcAATTAGGATTGcaaatttgaaagttaGAGATAATCTGAAAGAAGAGAGTGCCAATGCTAGAAGGAAGAGTTCTACTCATTCTGCAACAAATAAGCCTATGGTACGGAAACCGGAAAGTAACAAATCCAAGATTAAAAGCCCCTTAGCAACTGGGTCTGATGTTGCAACGTCACAgccaccaccaccaataCCTCCGTTATATATAGATGAAGAGGTATTGGCGtcagatgaagatgagtACGAAGAGGAAAATAACCCGATGTTTAACTTTAAGGACAGGAGAACTTCGACAGTTGTCTATGCAGATTCGTCTCCAGAGGCTGTGGAACAGGGAATCGTGGCTAAGACGATTCGACCATTACTAAGCTCTAACAGAATGCGGAGATCAAGTTCCAAGACGAATAGTAAGAAAAGCCCTTTCCTAGCTAAGCATGATAAGCCTCCATTGGGTAAAGTAGATCTTGACCTATTGCTACCCAATTCAGGTGTCTTAAGTGAACCTacatcaagaagaagatcacGTAGCTCTTTCTCCAAGGAATCCGGAATCAGATCAACATTATTTGCTGGACCCACAGACACCTCATCGTCATTAACAAAACCTACTGTATTGTTCAAACAACCTAACAAGAATATACAGACAATTGAATCATTTTCACCGCAGACGGCAGAAGAGAAGGATACTGGCAGGCAGACGCCGTCGGATACTACCGAGGAGGAAGATTGGGCAGCTATTGGGGCAGACAATTTGCTCACTCTCAAGGACCAGCATCATTTAGCAACCACCAAGAGAACCACTCCGGAAGACGAGACCCATGGTGCTCGATTGTTGATGAACTTGATGAAATAA
- the GID11 gene encoding Gid11p (ancestral locus Anc_8.362), producing the protein MTIDRRIVDDDEIEDENLTTGADKVFQNYLMPGLELYDAKVTINHWQLRDCIKPASRNHSKLYYIYDHSIRMLDTSSSNELQTKSKTQDPNVIHSTKKPKYPVTTNWKRKHRPLRKSSNFPSQQLVEFNFKPRSFTESNGLTVCGGLIGSDDKGFPTNWNRSHDHDSDDSAPATLVKISNDTVLNDDINYSNSQIWKGIISIYNEDTNESKSLIMGQFINNCVTLHQKSTQQYDLLTCNNDGHMYQCDISNRDVELVRRYSDLNFPLNNAALSHDGKTLIVSGDSNRVAIYKQDQLINRFTLNYSHNSNWGTSTNPSVVQLPSYSVHDNTSMVDSNIIEAGKGDHGFYNCFSENDMLFSTLFQNGVCLIYDVRNTSTPLAEISSTRPNSHNGAFRVCRFSYGLDDLLFISEHQGRVHVVDTRNFINHQVILIPDKLNTEQESTITPDIPQVDVLPGNTTMHFSSTHDRYPLNSQSEEYASRILNNDSTRYNRVGLEYGRGPYLSRRDHTTPREMSTSTPKENEEPWITPARSIPLEFLEPQILPYPEVIDKYSNHELSELQYYEYFHPYEGVEHTAIRRASTSVMNRNNTYNGDESDTEVPIPLRARRRSSFRIRRVSTSSNRSDEIDRIDPLILDRHATTSQNNMNYRRHSNPSVDAGWGYEPTPVSDSSSALLTINGNNVFEDDEIYDIYNDINTGQDSSPARTIRNNVILNYSNSTFIEENNISGIDWVEDENGSALVIGTDYGIMKWNINSWARRSFSSYDFC; encoded by the coding sequence ATGACAATAGACAGAAGAATTGTGGATGATGACGagattgaagatgaaaacCTTACTACAGGTGCAGACAAGGTGTTTCAAAACTATTTGATGCCCGGGTTAGAGCTGTACGATGCAAAAGTTACTATAAATCATTGGCAACTGCGGGATTGCATCAAACCAGCATCAAGAAACCATAGCAAGCtgtattatatttatgATCACTCCATTAGAATGCTTGATACTTCATCTTCGAATGAGTTAcaaacaaaatcaaaaactCAAGATCCAAATGTGATACATTCCACCAAGAAACCAAAGTATCCGGTCACTaccaattggaaaagaaaacacAGACCGCTAAGAAAGAGCTCTAACTTCCCCTCTCAACAACTTGtagaatttaattttaaacCTAGATCATTCACTGAATCGAATGGATTGACAGTATGTGGCGGATTAATTGGTTCTGATGATAAGGGTTTTCCAACAAATTGGAATCGTTCACATGACCATGATAGTGATGATTCAGCACCTGCCACATTAGTCAAGATATCAAACGATACTGTTcttaatgatgatattaattaTAGTAACTCTCAGATTTGGAAGGGAATTATATCCATCTATAATGAAGATACCAACGAATCCAAGAGTCTCATTATGGGAcaattcattaacaatTGTGTTACATTACATCAGAAATCTACTCAACAATATGATCTCTTAACATGTAACAACGATGGACATATGTACCAATGTGATATTAGTAATCGAGATGTGGAACTAGTAAGGAGATATTCCGATTTGAACTTCCCATTAAATAATGCTGCATTATCTCATGACGGGAAAACCTTAATAGTATCTGGTGATTCAAATAGGGTTGCCATATACAAGCAagatcaattaattaacCGGTTCACACTTAACTATTCACATAATTCCAATTGGGGAACCTCAACAAACCCGTCTGTTGTTCAACTACCCAGCTATTCCGTTCATGATAATACTTCAATGGTTGACAgtaatattattgaagCAGGGAAAGGTGATCATGGGTTTTATAACTGTTTCTCAGAAAATGATATGCTATTTTCTACATTATTCCAAAATGGTGTATGCTTAATATACGATGTGAGAAATACAAGTACACCCCTGGCAGAAATCTCCTCAACAAGACCAAATTCACATAACGGTGCATTTAGAGTCTGTAGATTCAGCTATGGGTTAGACGACTTACTTTTCATTTCGGAACATCAAGGAAGAGTTCACGTGGTGGATACAAGGAATTTCATCAATCATCAAGTCATTTTAATACctgataaattgaatacCGAACAGGAATCCACTATAACACCTGATATTCCACAAGTAGATGTCTTACCAGGAAACACAACTATGCATTTTAGTTCCACACATGATCGTTATCCATTAAACTCTCAATCAGAAGAATATGCTTCACGTATACTGAACAATGACTCTACTAGATATAACCGAGTTGGGTTAGAATATGGGAGAGGTCCATATTTGAGTCGTAGAGATCATACTACACCTCGAGAAATGTCCACTTCCACTccaaaggaaaatgaagaacCGTGGATTACTCCAGCAAGATCAATTCCCTTGGAATTCTTAGAACCACAAATATTACCTTATCCTGAAGTCATTGATAAATATTCCAACCATGAATTATCAGAATTACAATATTACGAATATTTCCATCCATATGAAGGCGTGGAACACACGGCAATTCGGAGAGCATCAACAAGTGTCATGAATAGAAATAATACTTATAATGGTGATGAAAGTGATACCGAAGTACCTATTCCATTAAGAGCTCGTAGGCGCTCATCATTTAGGATAAGAAGGGTTTCTACATCATCTAATAGATCAGATGAAATCGATAGAATTGATCCTTTAATACTAGATCGTCATGCTACAACAAGtcaaaataatatgaatTATAGGCGCCATAGCAATCCAAGTGTAGATGCAGGATGGGGGTATGAACCTACCCCAGTGAGTGATTCATCATCCGCGTTATTGACAATTAATGGGAACAACgtttttgaagatgatgaaatttatGACATTTATAATGACATTAATACGGGACAAGATTCATCTCCTGCAAGAACAATAAGAAATAACgtaatattgaattattcCAACTCAACATTCATAGAAGAGAATAACATTTCAGGAATCGATTGGgtagaagatgaaaatggaagCGCTTTAGTTATTGGGACGGATTACGGTATTatgaaatggaatattAATTCTTGGGCTAGAAGAAGTTTTTCTAGCTATGATTTTTGCTAA
- the PEP3 gene encoding tethering complex subunit PEP3 (ancestral locus Anc_8.359): MNIEIEHVQFDFFKELSNNIASLQVKSNKLCFALRSGQLYLIDLNTPSIINTFQVPLLKTQANSERILTVWLSPHASNLIIKTNFAKYYFLDTLSFSKPTSNSAPASEQPKGKGLITVRKLVKRNCDVRTVQWINDECVLCGTTQGELFLMKSSPTKPVEPTVSLIFQDSSSIDGIQWVDPGLVLAVADKIMYWHNVPSLLTSSDPLKKLAPTETEIFEKLPRDSTNKFTTLGSSFAWVTNTGIIFGDLTNDTNNDNQTNHNQLSNAKVFLNVELSESNHCIKDIMLTQFHIIILRGPILTIINKLNNKVIFEESIMDASKMLGLAADHQQDTEDSTFWCYSNNNIYEIILNDEANSVWKLLCEQEKFDLALSLKGLNKFQKSDINLYKGEKLLLGLPSERTLAANCLGHSFSLPITSIALKIMNIDHDDDNEEANVTLHTYLMTKLDTLDKTNEVQQIILSTWIVWIFMQRLNELDEKINIEKNINGITNLQKSKKQLIEQLNQFLTDHLDCIDKDTVYQIFHKQNRKQILLDFANLIKDYQYVLKYWIRLENWYESLKVLLYLKDPILVYKYSDVLLINSPDATINTWMKIDNINVIELIPSILNYYTNFQKQNSGIILQNSYHTENYALTYLKWYIKNYYHNDNVNDSIIYNTALYMMIAANGTIVEPLKKLNVDDLSMEETFEQQVIQFLRMYKGNYDTDFILRLSLKFKRVNVSIFLYTQLKLYDDAVTLALDNKMVDAAKLVVNDPTLQDDNKLKKELWLRIAKVLLYQGTDAAAPIDIKETIRSIINESNEVVEIKDLLPLFNEFTTIANLKDELIRSLEKHSSSMLQISEDIKKSIVLKNDIRNEIKTFQQRYQILEPGVSCDSCHKFLQTRKFLVFPCGHCFHTDCLIKAILKSNDYQLKNKIENFQRKMTKEKKKKSINFSNLESIIATKCCLCSDININKIDDPIVVNEEDAAKWDL; encoded by the coding sequence ATGAATATAGAAATAGAACACGTTCaatttgatttcttcaaggAACTGTCCAACAACATTGCATCATTACAAGTTAAATCCAATAAATTATGTTTTGCACTAAGATCAGGTCAATTGTACCTCATTGATTTAAACACCCCTTCCATAATAAACACTTTCCAGGTCCCACTATTGAAAACGCAGGCAAATTCAGAAAGGATACTGACCGTATGGTTGAGTCCCCATGCATCCAACCTGATAATCAAGACAAATTTCGCTAAATATTACTTTCTAGATACTTTATCCTTTTCCAAGCcaacttcaaattcagCCCCGGCATCAGAACAACCAAAGGGCAAGGGACTTATTACAGTAAGAAAATTAGTCAAGAGGAACTGCGATGTGAGAACGGTTCAATGGATCAATGACGAATGTGTATTGTGCGGTACCACTCAGGGAGAACTCTTTCTAATGAAATCCTCCCCCACCAAACCGGTAGAGCCAACCGTATCATTAATATTCCAggattcttcatctatTGATGGAATTCAATGGGTGGACCCGGGTTTGGTTCTTGCCGTCGCAGATAAGATCATGTATTGGCATAACGTTCCGTCATTGTTAACTTCTTCAGAccctttgaagaaattggcaCCGACAGAaactgaaatatttgaaaaattaccaaGGGATTCAACTAATAAATTCACCACTTTGGGTTCCTCATTTGCTTGGGTTACAAACACAGGTATAATATTTGGTGATTTAACTAATGACACAAACAATGATAATCAAACTAATCATAATCAATTGAGCAATGCGAAAGTCTTTCTAAATGTGGAATTATCTGAGAGTAACCATTGcattaaagatattatgTTGACTCAGTTCCATATCATTATACTTAGGGGCCCTATTCTAACCATCATAAACAAGCTAAATAACAAAGTCATCTTCGAAGAATCTATAATGGACGCTTCAAAAATGTTAGGATTAGCCGCCGATCATCAACAAGATACTGAAGATTCTACCTTTTGGTGCTATTCCAACAATAACATTTACGAAATTATTCTGAATGATGAGGCAAATTCAGTTTGGAAATTACTATGTGAACAGGAGAAATTCGATTTGGCATTATCCCTTAAGggtttaaataaatttcaaaagagtGATATTAATCTTTATAaaggtgaaaaattattattgggaTTACCATCTGAAAGAACCCTTGCAGCTAATTGCTTGGGTCACAGTTTTTCGTTACCCATTACTTCCATAGCATTGAAAATTATGAATATTGATCacgatgatgataatgaagaggCAAATGTCACGTTGCATACTTATTTAATGACAAAATTGGATACTCTAGATAAAACAAATGAAGTTCAACAAATCATTTTATCAACTTGGATTGTATGGATCTTTATGCAAAGGTTAAATGAACtagatgaaaaaataaacattgaaaaaaatattaatggaattactaatcttcaaaaatcaaaaaagCAACTAATAGAACAACTAAATCAATTCTTAACTGATCATTTAGACTGCATTGATAAGGATACCGTATATCAAATCTTCCACAAACAAAACAGAAAGCAAATATTACTAGATTTTGCAAACTTAATAAAGGATTATCAATACGtattgaaatattggaTTAGATTGGAGAATTGGTATGAATCTTTAAAGGTTCTTTTGTACTTAAAGGATCCCATACTAGTTTATAAATATTCCGATGtcttattaattaattccCCTGATGCTACAATAAACACATGGATGAAAATTGATAACATTAATGTAATAGAATTAATACCATCAATATTAAACTACTATacaaatttccaaaagCAAAATAGTGgaataatattacaaaattCATATCATACAGAAAATTATGCATTAACTTATCTGAAGTGGTAcattaaaaattattatcacAATGATAATGTCAATGATTCCATCATTTATAATACTGCATTATATATGATGATTGCGGCAAATGGAACAATAGTAGAGCCTCTTAAGAAGCTGAATGTGGATGACCTTTCCATGGAGGAAACGTTTGAACAACAAGTCATTCAATTCTTACGAATGTATAAGGGAAATTATGACACTGATTTCATACTACGattatctttaaaatttaaaagGGTTAACGTTTCCATCTTCTTATACACGCAATTGAAATTGTATGATGATGCCGTTACCCTTGCATTAGATAATAAAATGGTAGATGCAGCAAAATTGGTGGTTAACGATCCAACATTGCAAGATGACAATAAGTTAAAAAAAGAATTGTGGTTAAGGATTGCTAAAGTGTTACTCTATCAAGGCACGGATGCAGCTGCCCCAATAGATATCAAGGAAACAATACGttctattattaatgaatcgAATGAAGTTGTCGAGATTAAAGATCTACTACCTTTGTTTAATGAATTCACCACAATTGCTAATTTGAAGGATGAATTGATAAGAAGTTTGGAGAAGCACAGTTCATCAATGCTTCAAATCTCagaagatattaaaaaatctattgtgttgaaaaatgatataaggaatgaaattaagaCTTTTCAACAACGatatcaaatattggaaCCTGGTGTCTCATGTGATAGTTGTCATAAATTCTTGCAAACAAGGAAATTTTTGGTGTTCCCCTGTGGTCATTGTTTCCATACGGATTGTCTCATTAAAGCGATATTGAAATCTAATGattatcaattaaagaataagattgaaaatttccaaagaaagatgacaaaagagaaaaagaagaaatcgaTTAATTTTAGTAATCTAGAATCGATTATTGCCACCAAATGTTGTCTATGTAGCGATATCAACATTAATAAGATTGATGATCCTATCGTTGTGAATGAAGAGGATGCCGCTAAATGGGatttatga
- the SMD3 gene encoding mRNA splicing protein SMD3 (ancestral locus Anc_8.358) — MSSNSIPVKLLNEAQGHIVSIELTTGETYRGKLIESEDNMNVQLRDVVVTQTDSKITRMDHVFVRGSHIKFFVVPDMLKNAPLFKTGPQSRPTPPIRGPKRR, encoded by the coding sequence ATGAGTAGTAACAGTATACCGGTGAAGCTACTAAATGAGGCACAGGGCCATATAGTTTCGATAGAGTTAACGACGGGGGAGACGTATCGTGGCAAGTTGATAGAGAGCGAAGATAATATGAATGTACAATTACGAGACGTGGTTGTGACGCAGACGGATAGTAAGATTACACGTATGGACCATGTATTTGTCAGGGGGTCACACATCAAGTTCTTTGTTGTTCCAGATATGTTAAAGAATGCACCATTGTTCAAAACTGGGCCTCAATCGAGACCTACACCACCTATCCGTGGACCTAAGAGGAGATGA
- the NCAS0C03100 gene encoding uncharacterized protein (ancestral locus Anc_8.356) — MDTQQQTLAELIRQAKSNQTDINAVFASLSDVNRQVRIDVDDFCGILSNVTDLSRSQVQKEAQPHPKNA, encoded by the coding sequence ATGGACACCCAACAACAGACGCTGGCAGAACTCATACGCCAGGCAAAGAGCAACCAAACTGACATCAACGCAGTGTTTGCCTCCCTTAGCGACGTGAACAGACAGGTCAGGATCGATGTAGACGACTTCTGTGGTATCCTGTCTAACGTCACTGATCTATCCAGGAGTCAAGTACAAAAAGAGGCACAACCTCATCCCAAAAATGCATGA
- the SPE4 gene encoding spermine synthase (ancestral locus Anc_8.354) has product MTQSQQLKQHPLIKNGWFKEVNEEHFPGQGFALQVEEVLHTSRSQFQDILVFKSVSYGVVLVLDGIIQCTERDEFAYQEMIAHVPLYLHNEPKRVLVVGGGDGGVIREVVKHQCVERATLVEIDKTVIELSKKYLPEMSVAFHHNKVEVVLCDGFQYLQEMAVKQEDQKYDVIITDSSDPDGPAEAFFQEGYFQLLRGALKDNGILIAQASENVWLDLKYLTQLVHTAKTVFPNTKYCYTMVPTYTSGQLGLIVCSKDESLDLTVPTRQPTPEEQDQIRYYNSSIHSAAFVLPTWANKLINK; this is encoded by the coding sequence atgacTCAGTCGCAACAGCTAAAACAGCACCCGTTGATCAAGAACGGTTGGTTTAAGGAGGTCAACGAAGAGCACTTCCCCGGTCAAGGGTTCGCCTTGCAAGTGGAAGAAGTGTTGCACACATCCCGAAGTCAGTTCCAGGACATCCTGGTCTTCAAAAGTGTTTCGTATGGGGTGGTACTAGTATTGGATGGTATTATTCAATGCACTGAGAGGGATGAGTTTGCGTACCAGGAAATGATTGCTCATGTTCCATTGTACTTGCACAATGAACCCAAGAGGGTCCTTGTCGTGGGCGGTGGTGATGGGGGTGTCATAAGAGAGGTAGTCAAACACCAGTGTGTCGAGAGAGCCACGTTAGTCGAGATTGATAAGACCGTCATTGAACTTTCCAAGAAGTATCTTCCTGAAATGTCTGTGGCGTTCCATCATAATAAGGTGGAAGTGGTGTTATGCGATGGATTCCAGTATCTTCAGGAGATGGCCGTGAAGCAAGAGGACCAGAAATATGATGTTATCATCACAGATAGTTCAGACCCAGATGGACCTGCTGAGGCATTCTTTCAAGAAGGTTACTTCCAATTGCTTCGTGGGGCATTGAAGGATAATGGTATTCTCATTGCTCAAGCCTCTGAGAACGTCTGGTTGGATCTGAAATACTTGACTCAATTGGTCCATACGGCTAAGACTGTGTTCCCCAATACAAAATACTGTTATACAATGGTCCCCACGTACACATCAGGTCAGTTGGGTCTTATCGTTTGTAGTAAAGACGAGTCCTTGGATTTGACTGTGCCAACCCGTCAACCAACACCTGAAGAACAGGACCAAATAAGGTATTATAATTCAAGCATTCATTCTGCTGCATTCGTATTGCCCACTTGGGCTAACAAGTTGATTAACAAATAA
- the RMP1 gene encoding Rmp1p (ancestral locus Anc_8.353): MSANNDREVSELCQKLHQEYRLLHLVYHRNKNQHHVAVWWKRFNMLKRNCGSVLELHLQDRGNKSKIRYIKLYHLLHSMIKKQLSKTYYEFNGIIALGQFVTLGVVLIGLLSRIYCLYIKLYRIFEETFKSLGLIAPKNGSRKQEMNRTEKILESMVQEEVGEEVIIEETIIEPRQNEEMEFQSNKKKSKKKEKKKKKKSAIDSIFG, encoded by the coding sequence ATGAGTGCTAATAATGATAGAGAGGTTAGTGAATTATGTCAGAAATTACATCAGGAGTATCGTTTGTTGCACTTAGTGTATCATCGAAACAAGAATCAGCATCACGTTGCAGTTTGGTGGAAACGATTTAATATGTTAAAGAGAAATTGTGGTTCAGTATTGGAGTTACACCTTCAAGATAGAGGGAACAAGAGCAAGATACGATATATAAAATTGTATCATCTATTACACTCGATGATAAAGAAGCAATTATCGAAAACATATTATGAATTTAACGGTATTATTGCATTGGGCCAATTTGTCACTTTGGGAGTCGTACTTATTGGATTATTAAGTCgaatatattgtttatatataaagTTGTATCgaatatttgaagagaCTTTTAAGTCGTTAGGTCTGATAGCTCCAAAGAATGGCTCGAGGAAGCAAGAGATGAATAGGACTGAGAAGATTTTGGAATCTATGGTGCAGGAGGAAGTTGGCGAAGAAGTTATCATAGAAGAAACGATCATTGAACCACGCCAAAACGAAGAGATGGAATTTCAGtcaaataagaaaaagagtaagaagaaggagaagaaaaagaagaagaaatcgGCAATTGATAgtatatttggataa